The following DNA comes from Bacillus marinisedimentorum.
AAATGGAGAAATATATGAAGAACAAGTTTCCTTTTCTCGGATTAAAAACACCTGAACGATCCTCTCTATTAAAAGAATTCATTGCTGAAAAGGGACTTCCTGAGCCGGAAAACCTTCTGCAAGTGGTTCACAGCCTGTGGAATGAAGAAGAGCGTGAATTTCAATATACCGCTCTTCATCTGCTCACGAAGCAGCACAAACAAATGGACAGAAACTGGATCGCTCATCTGGAAACACTGATTACCGAAAAATCATGGTGGGACACCGTTGATACGCTTGCTTCCCAACTTTGCGGCACCTATTTCACGCGCTTCCCTGAGGAAATAGATCGTCATGTCATGCGCTGGCTTGACAGCGGAAACATATGGCTGCAGCGCTCAGCAGTATTATTCCAGCTTAAGTACAAGGATAAAACGGATGAAGAGCTGTTATACAGGGTGGTCGTCCGGCTGCAGAACGAGGATGAGTTTTTCATCAAGAAAGCTATCGGGTGGGCACTGCGTGAATACGGCAAAACCGCCCCTGATTCCGTCCGGTATTTTGTCCAAAGCCGCAGTCTTGCTCCGTTAAGCCGGCGGGAAGCTATGAAACATTTGAAGTAACCGACTCGACGGGTGCTGGCCACTTTCTCTGCCGCGCCCTGAAATGCTATAATTTAGGCATCTATTGATACATACATCATCGTTTGAAAGGAAGTTTTTTAGTGGAGCACTTACTGAACCCCCGCATAAAAGAAATAGAAATTTCCGGAATCCGTAAGTTTTTCAATATGGTTTCCGAATATGATGATGTCATTTCCTTTACAATCGGCCAGCCTGATTTTCTCACCCCCGGTCATGTGAAAACAGCAGGCATCCAGGCGATTTCCGGGAATAAAACGACGTATACCCATAATGCCGGGCTCCTCGAATTAAGGCAGGCCGCCGCCCGCTTTGTGAACAGCCGCTATGGTCTTGATTATAACCCTGCTTCTGAAGTCATCACAACAATCGGCGCAAGCCAGGCCATTGATGTCACATTCCGTACGATTCTCGAGGAAGGCTCGGAAGTCATCCTCCCGGGTCCGGTTTATCCGGGATACGAACCAATCATCACTCTATGCGGCGGAAAAGCAGTCCATGCAGACACACGTAATACCGGTTTCAAGCTGACAGCCGAGCTCATAGAAAAGCACCTCACCACTGAGACAAGGTGTATCGTCCTTCCTTATCCTTCCAACCCTACAGGTGTGACCCTTTCAGAAAGTGAACTCAGCGACATAGCCGCTCTTTTAAAGGACAGGGAAGTATTTGTGCTTTCAGATGAAATCTACAGCGAACTCGTATTTGCCGGGACGCACCATTCTATTGCTTCTTACCCGGGGATGAGAGAGAAAACGATTGTCGTCAACGGGCTTTCAAAATCCCATTCCATGACGGGCTGGCGTATCGGATTTCTGTTTGCTCCAGAAAATCTTGCGCGCCATATGTTGAAAATCCACCAATACAATGTCTCATGTGCATCACAAATCAGCCAGCAAGCTGCAATCGAGGCGCTTGTCAATGGAGCGGATGATGCGGTTGTCATGAAAGATACATATAAAAAAAGAATGGAATACATGTACGGCAGGCTTACCGAGATGGGCTTCCCTGCCGAAAAACCGACCGGAGCATTTTACATTTTCCCATCGATTGAACCATTCGGGGAAAAGTCGTTTGATTTTGCAATGAAGCTTGTAAAGGAAGCGGGTGTTGCAGCAGTGCCCGGAGATGCTTTCTCTTCTTATGGGGAAGGCTACATCAGAATGTCTTATGCTTATTCAATGGAAACACTTGAAAAAGGGTTGGACCGGATCGAACAGTTCCTGTCCAGATGATTATCATCCGCTGAAAAGGGAATATCAATTCATGTGTACAAATGAAAAAGGATTCTAATTTTGGAGGGATACAATTGGATACGTTACAAGACCAGATAATCCGGGAAATGGGAGTGAAACCGGAAATTAATCCGAAAGAGGAAGTCAGAAGCCGAATCGACTTTTTAAAAAACTATTTGAAATTCAGCGGCCAGAAGGGATATGTGTTAGGCATAAGCGGCGGGCAGGACTCGACCCTGGCCGGTAAGCTCGCTCAGCTTGCTGTGAACGAAATGAAGGAAGAAACAGGCGATGGCGACTTTATGTTCATGGCCGTCCGCTTGCCTTATGGTGTCCAGCGCGATGAAGACGATGCCCGGAAAGCGCTTGAGTTCATTGATCCTGACCGTGTTGTCACCGTCAACATCCAGCCTGCAGTCGATGCTGCCTATAATCAATTCAAGGAAGCAACCGGCACAACTTTGACCGATTTCCTGAAAGGGAACACGAAAGCCCGCGAACGGATGAAAGTCCAGTATGATCTGGCCGGACGATACAACTTGCTTGTCATCGGAACAGACCATGCTGCCGAAGCGATTACAGGTTTCTATACCAAGCATGGCGACGGTGCTTGCGACATTGTCCCTTTATTCGGCCTCCACAAAGGGCATGGCAAGCAGATGCTCATCGAGCTTGAGGCAGAAGAACGGCTTTACATGAAAGTGCCGACAGCCGACCTTGAAGACGATCGTCCCGGCCTGCCGGATGAGGAAGCACTCGGAATCACCTATAAGCTGATTGACGATTACCTGGAGGGCAAAGACATCGGCGAAAAAGCAAAAACCGTTCTCGAAAACCACTACCTGAAAACCCGGCATAAACGAAACGGGGCTGTCTCCATTTTTGATGACTGGTGGAAATAACGAAATGCAAAGAGCCCCTTGTTAGCGGCGTATGCATAAGGGGCACTATGAAAACACTGCCAGGCCGGCAGAACTATACCATAAGGCAAAGGCCTGCCCATTTATCCGGGCAGGCCTTCTGCATATCGATTATTCCAATCCTTCTTGCACACTTTTCAATTCATCATAATATGGAACGTCTTTAGGTGCTCCGCCTTTCGGCCAATCGTTTTCTTTGCCTGGTTTTTCCGGGCGTTCATGGGAAAGAAGATACGCTGAAACATCAGCTGCTTCCTGGTCGGTAAGCGTGCCTTCCTGCCCCTTCGGCATGTTTCGTTTCACATACCCGGCCATTTTAGTCATACGGGCCATTCCAGCCCCTTCATTGAAGGAGTCCGGCCCCCAGACGGCGGGTCCAGTGTTCGGCCCGGTACCAGATCCATCCGCAGCATGACATGCTATACAAGATTGCTTGTAAATCTCTTCTCCATTGGCAACGTTAGGCTCAGGCACGTCTTTCATTGTGTTCAGCATCCGCCATTCAAGATCTGCACCTTCCGGAATCCCCTGGGAAATGTAAGTCAAATATGAAATCATCGCTCTCATTTCCTTGCTGTCGTATGGGATTTTTTCGCCGTTCATACTGCGGGTCATGCACCCGTTAATCCTGTCCTCAAGTGTAAAGATGACGCCTTCACGCGGACGGTATTGCGGAAACTGTGTGGAAACACCGACGAATGAAGATGTCTTATCAAGGCCAGCATCCCCATGGCAGCTTGAGCATGTCAAATTATTCCCAACATACCCATCAAGGACTGTGTTTGTTTCATTGATGACCTGATGGCCATATTTGATTTCTTCACCGATCGGTCCATCGGGCACATCATCAAGGCTTGGCGGATTGTATTCGATTTCCCCGCCATTCTGGCCTGATGTCCCCTCATTGCTTGCTGTCTGCTGCTGGGGTTCTGATTCTTCCTCATCCATGGCCATGGAAAAGGAAATGCCTATGATGAATGAAACCGTAATTCCGACAAAAATTGCTAGTAAGTAGAAAAAGTGACTGTTTTTACCCATAATGATACCCCTTTACTGTTTAAATTCCCTCTACCTCTACCTTAAAAAAAGTTAGAAGGTTAATAAAGACCCTATAGGAGAAATACATATTTTCTTTACATTCCTGTTTCAAGTTCGACAAGAATTCGATAAACATGTGACAAAAATTGCTTATTTCCAGTCAGCAAGGCGAAGCTCTGATGATGGGGTCAAATCAGCCTTCAGATTTTTTTTCATCAATTTGAGAGCCATATCATTCCATTTCTCTGACTCACTGGCAGTACAGTCGGATGGAATGTGAATCCGGTAATCCCTCATATAACCATCCTGTGCTGTATACATGACACACTGGTCTCCAGCAAACCCGGTAATGATTAATGTATGTATTTCCAGGTGATCAAGAAGTGTGCTTAAAACTGTCTGGTAAAAGCCCGAATGCTTGGGTTTGATGACAATATAATCATCCTTATCAGGGATAAGATGTTCAATGATTTGCCTCCCCTTAACATTTTCCTCAATAAAGCTGTAAAGGATTTTCGGAAGGTCAGATTGCCATTTACCAAAGTTGTCATTTACATAGATGACAGGAATCCCATGTCCTTTTGCTTCTTTTTTCAACTTCCTGATTCGTTCACTGACAGGGAGCGCTTTTTTATACAATTCCTCTCCCCCTGGAAATTCCATGGCATTGATTACATCAATAAGCAAAAGTGCCGTCCTGGATTTATCTTTTTCATTCACAATATTATCATGGCTCGTCGGCATTCTTATTATCCACCTC
Coding sequences within:
- a CDS encoding isochorismatase family cysteine hydrolase; this encodes MPTSHDNIVNEKDKSRTALLLIDVINAMEFPGGEELYKKALPVSERIRKLKKEAKGHGIPVIYVNDNFGKWQSDLPKILYSFIEENVKGRQIIEHLIPDKDDYIVIKPKHSGFYQTVLSTLLDHLEIHTLIITGFAGDQCVMYTAQDGYMRDYRIHIPSDCTASESEKWNDMALKLMKKNLKADLTPSSELRLADWK
- the nadE gene encoding ammonia-dependent NAD(+) synthetase, giving the protein MKKDSNFGGIQLDTLQDQIIREMGVKPEINPKEEVRSRIDFLKNYLKFSGQKGYVLGISGGQDSTLAGKLAQLAVNEMKEETGDGDFMFMAVRLPYGVQRDEDDARKALEFIDPDRVVTVNIQPAVDAAYNQFKEATGTTLTDFLKGNTKARERMKVQYDLAGRYNLLVIGTDHAAEAITGFYTKHGDGACDIVPLFGLHKGHGKQMLIELEAEERLYMKVPTADLEDDRPGLPDEEALGITYKLIDDYLEGKDIGEKAKTVLENHYLKTRHKRNGAVSIFDDWWK
- a CDS encoding aminotransferase A translates to MEHLLNPRIKEIEISGIRKFFNMVSEYDDVISFTIGQPDFLTPGHVKTAGIQAISGNKTTYTHNAGLLELRQAAARFVNSRYGLDYNPASEVITTIGASQAIDVTFRTILEEGSEVILPGPVYPGYEPIITLCGGKAVHADTRNTGFKLTAELIEKHLTTETRCIVLPYPSNPTGVTLSESELSDIAALLKDREVFVLSDEIYSELVFAGTHHSIASYPGMREKTIVVNGLSKSHSMTGWRIGFLFAPENLARHMLKIHQYNVSCASQISQQAAIEALVNGADDAVVMKDTYKKRMEYMYGRLTEMGFPAEKPTGAFYIFPSIEPFGEKSFDFAMKLVKEAGVAAVPGDAFSSYGEGYIRMSYAYSMETLEKGLDRIEQFLSR
- a CDS encoding c-type cytochrome, with translation MGKNSHFFYLLAIFVGITVSFIIGISFSMAMDEEESEPQQQTASNEGTSGQNGGEIEYNPPSLDDVPDGPIGEEIKYGHQVINETNTVLDGYVGNNLTCSSCHGDAGLDKTSSFVGVSTQFPQYRPREGVIFTLEDRINGCMTRSMNGEKIPYDSKEMRAMISYLTYISQGIPEGADLEWRMLNTMKDVPEPNVANGEEIYKQSCIACHAADGSGTGPNTGPAVWGPDSFNEGAGMARMTKMAGYVKRNMPKGQEGTLTDQEAADVSAYLLSHERPEKPGKENDWPKGGAPKDVPYYDELKSVQEGLE
- a CDS encoding DNA alkylation repair protein, whose protein sequence is MNQYEEEMTSRFRMHKNAQQAEKMEKYMKNKFPFLGLKTPERSSLLKEFIAEKGLPEPENLLQVVHSLWNEEEREFQYTALHLLTKQHKQMDRNWIAHLETLITEKSWWDTVDTLASQLCGTYFTRFPEEIDRHVMRWLDSGNIWLQRSAVLFQLKYKDKTDEELLYRVVVRLQNEDEFFIKKAIGWALREYGKTAPDSVRYFVQSRSLAPLSRREAMKHLK